A region of the Candidatus Rokuibacteriota bacterium genome:
GGTACATCCCCCGGATGTCGCAGGGTCACCCGCTCTACGATGCCGCCTCCGGTTGGAGGGAGACGCTGCGGTACCGCGAGCCCGGAGCGGTGACGCCCGCCGACGCCGGGTCGTGGCTGGGCGAGGCGCAGGCCGTCTATGAGTCGGCCATTGTCCCCATGCGCCTCGACGGGGTGGTGTGATGCCCACCAAGCACCTCGACGAAGCCCGCAAGGACGCCATCGTGGCGCTCAAGAGCCTCCTCGCGGAAGAGGCATCGATCGAGCGCGCGGTCCTGATCGACGATCTGTTCGGCCGGATCCGCGTCGTTGTGTGGGGCTCCCAGGACCGGGAGGGGGATCACCGGCGACGCATCTCCGACGCCCTCGAACCGGCCGCCGGTGCCTTCTGGGCGGGCGAGATCTGGCACGCCGCCCGCGCATCGGACGCAGACCGGCTGGTGTACGTGCGCGCCTGGAACGAAGGCCACCCGCTCACCGACCGGCTCCGGCTCGCTGACCGCATTCGCAACCGGACCGCATGGTTCTCGCCCATCAGCGAGCCGCCGTGGAGCGCCTTCGGGGAGTCCCCCGGTCCGCCCATTGTGGTCTTCTACTCGTTCAAGGGGGGCGTAGGTCGCACCACCGCCCTGGCTGCCTTCGCTATCCAGCGCGCACGAGTCGGCGAGCGCGTCGCTGTCCTCGATCTCGATCTCGACGCGCCCGGGGCGGGGACGCTGCTCGCCGCTGATGAGCGCGGCACCACCGCCGAGTGGGGAGTCGTGGACTACTTCCTCGAGCGGCCGCTCGGCGAGGTGGATCTTCGCGACTACTACCACGCCTGCCGCAGGACTCCGGTGACCGGCGGAGGCGAGGTTCTCGTCGTGCCGGCCGGAAGCCTCGAGCCCGGGCGCGAGTACCTCGGCAAGCTCGCGCGCCTCGACCTTGAGCCGTCGCCGGCAGGTGGAGCCGGACATCCACTGCGTTTCTTGCTCGAACAGGTGCGGACGGAGATCGACCCACGCTGGATTTGCATAGACGCGCGGGCAGGCCTCTCGGAGCCGGCGGGCCTGCTCCTCTCTGGGACCGCTCATCTGCACGTGCTCTTCGGGACCTCTTCCGAGCAGAGTTGGCGAGGGCTCGCGGTCGTGCTCGAGCGGATCGGCGCCTCGCGGGTCCGCGAGGATCGCACCCAGCTCGACTGCGTGCTCGTCCACGCGATGGTGCCGGAGGACGCCGCAGCGGCGAAGGCCGCAAGAGGGAGTTTCGTGGCCCGCGCCCTCGTGGAGTTCCGCGACCGTTATTACGCACCCGATCCCGAGGACCCCGACGAGGACCGGCTCTGGTACGTTCGGGATGCCGAAGCGAGCGACGCGCCGCACGCTCCGGTACCGGTCTCCTATCAGCCAAAGCTCGCGCAGTACGCACTTATTGACGATGTGGCGGACCACCTCGCGGAAGCGAAGGAGCTCGTCGTTCTGAGCGAGCGGATCGCCGTACGGTTCCGCCCGGAGGAGGCCTAACACATGGCCACGCACGACGACCAGCTGCGACTGCTCGAGGCGATGAGCCGCATGGGCAGCGCAGGTCGCGCCGAAGGCGAGGACCAGGCTCGCCTCGCACGCACCTTCTGGCCCGTCCCAGAGCACCTGCGTGCCTTCGACCCAGACGTGGTGCTGGTGGTGGGCCCGCGCGGCGCGGGTAAGACCGAGCTCTTCCGCGCGGTCATCGAACGTGGGTTGCTCCCGACTCTTTCCGCCCGTAATCCCGGGCTGCGGTTGCCGCCGGTCGCACAAACTCGATGGCTCGCCGGATACCCGATGGGGAGTGAGTTCCCGAGCGAGCGCCTCCTGCGCGAGTTCGCCAAAGCCAAGAGCGCTACGGACGAGTTGCTCCTCGACGTGTGGCTCGGCTACCTCGTGCGCGTACTCCAGGATGAACTTCACGACGCTTCCTTGAAAGCCGTCTTTGCACCGCAGGGGGGCGATGTCGAGCAGGTCCTCTCCGCATTCCGAGCCAACGCGAAGGCCGCCCTGCTCGCGCTCGACGCGCTCGACGAGCGCCTCCGGAGCGAGGGCCGCTACAGCATCGTCGCCTATGACGAGCTCGACACGCTGGCCCGTAACGATGCGGACCTCACGCGGGTCGCGGTGCGGGGCCTCGTGGCTCTGTGGGCAGGCCACGCGCGGCGCTGGAAGCGACTGCGCGGGAAGATCTTCTTGCGAACGGACCTCTACGAGCGCGCTGCCACGGCGGGCGGCGCGGACTTCGCGAAGCTCGCCGCCAACCGCGCCGAGCTGGTGTGGAGCGACCGCCACCTGTATGCGATGCTCGTGCGGCGGCTGGCCAACTCTGGCGAGGATCTCAGCAAGTACTGTGAGGCCAAGATCGAGCTGGAAGACGGCGTGGAGCTCGGCCGGTTTCCCATCATCCGGAAGGCCGAAGACACCCGTCCCCTTATCGAGCGGATGGTCGGGACCTACATGGGTGCGAACGAGCGCAAAGGCCTCACCCATCGCTGGCTCCTCGACCACATCCGGGACGGCAGGGGGCAGGCGCTGCCGCGCCCGCTCGTTCGTCTTTTCGAGGCGGCGGCGGACGCGCAGATGAGCAGCCCGGTCAGCCGCGCTGGCCGCGGCTCATGGAGCCGCGAGCGCTGCGGCGAGCCCTAGACAAGGTGTCCAGAGAGCACGTCGAATCGGCGCTCGACGAGTGGCCTTGGATAGCCGGCTTGAAGACGCGCCTCGCGACACTGCGCGAGGTTCCCTGGGAGCGTCGCGAGATCGACCGACACCTCGACCGCGGCTTCGATGATCCCTGGGGGCAGGTGGATGTTCGACCTCCAGCGGGGTCCGCGCGCGAACTCGTCGAGTACCTCGTCGAGGTGGGCATCTTCCGCGCCCGCGCCGACGGCCGGATCGACGCGCCCGATCTTTTCCTGGCGGGTCTAAGCCTCAAGCGCAAGGGCGGGGTGAGGCGGAAATGAGCGACCGTACACTTCACTCCAATCACCTAATGGCCGCTCCAGGCGCGGTCCCTGATGATCCCGCAGGCGCCGGTCTGCTACTAGTTTAAGGAGCAGTTCCTCGAGATCTTGGCGGGACGGACGCTTGGCGACATCAGCAGACGTGTGCCAGGGGCGCGCGACGGCGGCCGACGGGCGGTTCGTCCGGTTCGTCTGGGAGGTGCGGCTGGGCTAGTTGGCGCATCCGGTGCGCGGCCGGCGCTGGGTCCCATTCGAGAAGGGCGGCGGCTAGGGCAAGTGGTTCGGCCACTACTTCTGGGTAGTCAAGTGGACGCATGACGGCCGTCGCATGAAGGACGTGACGATTGAGCGCCACGGGAACACCGGGAAGCGTGCACAACGAGCACCAGTACTTCAAATATGGCCATACGTGCTCATTCATGGCATCGAGGTTCGGTCGGATTCCACGAGCTCATGCCGGTTGGCATCTTTGGCGCGGGAACGGGGGCGCGTACCATCCCCAACGAGAGCTACGTTGCCCGCGTCCCTCTGCCCGAGCACGTGCCCGAAGTGCTCGCTCTGCTCGAAGGGGCCTGCGTCTCCGTCAAGCGTTCCCTCGTATGGGCTCCGCCCGTTGGGGCCATCGGGAGCATCGGGGGCGATTCGTGGAGAAGCCGGGGCCCGGGGCCGCACGCACCGCCCCGTCCGAGTGCGGACCCTATGTCAGGTCCACCCCCACGCCCGGCGTCCAACGCGTTTGACGAAACCCTGCGCACTGCGATCAAAGCCTCGACAGGATCCGCGCGCGGGGCCGCCCGCCAAGCACGACGCCAAACCGCTCAGGCTCGGTGCGGACCGCTGCTCGCTCAGCTCGCCCCCCTCGGCGAGGGTGTAGATCTGGCGTCCCCTCTTGTGCACATCGATGCCAATATGGTCCATGGCTGGCCTCTCCCTTCTGCGGCGTTGTGACCGCGGGTGCTCATGCTGGGCAGCGTACGCCCCCACGTCAAGCGAGAGGCCAGCCGGCTTTCTCCCATCTACGCTCCCCCGGGCGCCGAGCCGGGGTTTGCAGCCGATTCTCTACCATTACACCTCTCCCACTGGAGCCCTCGGCATTCTTGCCTCCGGCTCGGTGTGGGCCACCAATATCTTCTTTCTCAACGACGCTACGGAGCTTACCCATGCGGCTGACGTCGCGAACGCTGTTCTTCAAACCCTTTCGGAGCAGGAGCGTGACTCCGAACGCCGTAGCCTACTGAAAATGCTGCAGCAGAACCCCTCGCCCGATAAGATGTGGCTCCCTCCATGGGAGCATCCCTACGTCTTCTCGCTCTCCGAGGATGGTGATCTCCTGAGTCAATGGCGTGCGTATTCGCGTGATGGCGGGTACGCAATCGGATTTCATTCTGGCGGTCTGGCCGAAATCGGATTCGATCCTGGCGTCACGGACACGATAGAAGCGTCTCGGGATTGGAGAATCTTTCTTACCAAGTGTGTGTACGATGAAGCCGAGCAGCGAGAGAGGGTTCGCGAAATTATTGCCCAGATTGTAGATGACGCACTCGGCATTCTCCGTAGTGGTACCGATCCTGGCATGACCTGGGACGTGGGAGCCTGGGCGAGCGCCAGAGCGAATGACACCTTTCGAACGATGCTCGCCAACATTGCTCCCACTCTCAAGCACTCTACATTCCGAGAGGAGCGAGAGTGGCGGCTCGTTGCGATTGCTGTCGATGGCGCTCGACCCACTATCGCCTGGCGTGCTAGTGGC
Encoded here:
- a CDS encoding DUF2971 domain-containing protein, whose amino-acid sequence is MQPILYHYTSPTGALGILASGSVWATNIFFLNDATELTHAADVANAVLQTLSEQERDSERRSLLKMLQQNPSPDKMWLPPWEHPYVFSLSEDGDLLSQWRAYSRDGGYAIGFHSGGLAEIGFDPGVTDTIEASRDWRIFLTKCVYDEAEQRERVREIIAQIVDDALGILRSGTDPGMTWDVGAWASARANDTFRTMLANIAPTLKHSTFREEREWRLVAIAVDGARPTIAWRASGSILIPYAPLPFGPVENFIAEVHVGPSSQMEFAESSISFLLKSRSRGQFQGRVAPSRIPYRGM